A DNA window from Chitinibacter fontanus contains the following coding sequences:
- a CDS encoding DUF2339 domain-containing protein, which yields MIRWILAIIGLGYGWEVFELKFGVLCAVAGFLLGRWLDQRSSESPPPVRRPVNSVAQELQLLKQRVTQLENEVAQLKTGNVKHANSVAGGLETSPVPTNPAPTAEQTEAVLTPAAHNQATTTPEFVTPKPAVRRPTRPAPEPNLIEQAFSAAQSWLFGGNTVVRLGMLILFFGVSFLLKFAADNQLLPIELRLAGLCLGAVVIFSVGWRLRETRRSYALIMQGGALGLLYFTIYGAMKIYHLLPTSWAFILLALLGVAAAVLSIRQDASALAVTGIFGGFLAPILTSDGSGSHVMLFSYFAVLNAGIFGIAWFKAWRSLNLLGFIFTYLIATLWGVFDYRSELRGSTQPFVVLFWLFFAGISTLYAIKRSHSFRSIVDGTLVFGTPMVTLALQSQLMKGFEYGMCYSALIGAAFYLGLAACLYARRNDKLKLFTEAQLAMGILLATLAIPLAFDGNVTAAMWAVEGAGVLWVSVRQQRRLALSFGLLLQFAAGLAVSMASPYYTELPLLNGVYLASLLLALSGLFCAWQLHEKQSDWPLKPLLSQFGWLLGAWGLLWWAKAHWDEIDLFLAGDAKPNAELLLIALTAGIFQQLAVHRLWRNAQVVAMALGPVLLLLVAAQYTQFTHLFSLWAWPVAWVSLFALLFQQDQSESACETWQHVIASWLSWGIFINELSYLASQHIHSPVSRLAAFAALGSAAVAAVKYLPWPIKAHWRAYWVYGTAPMALLLLVWGFYSALSGGESALPVLNALDLAQLVTLVALGFWLKHTLAELNLASPPRWLWAIAGCAIFVWLNAMLLRSIHHQYGVLYTFDALRQSTLVQMSLSIFWTIIALALMLLATRQVIRSVWLLGATLLGVVVIKLFMLDLSHISGIERIGSFMGVGILLLLIGYFAPIPPDDSASEEA from the coding sequence ATGATACGATGGATCTTGGCAATCATCGGCTTAGGTTATGGCTGGGAAGTCTTTGAACTAAAATTTGGGGTTTTATGCGCGGTTGCCGGTTTTTTGCTCGGCCGCTGGCTGGATCAGCGCAGCAGCGAAAGTCCCCCCCCGGTACGCCGCCCAGTCAACAGCGTGGCGCAAGAATTACAACTCTTAAAACAACGAGTGACGCAACTGGAAAATGAGGTTGCACAACTCAAAACCGGCAATGTTAAACATGCGAACAGCGTGGCGGGCGGGCTTGAAACTAGCCCGGTACCAACAAACCCAGCACCGACTGCAGAGCAAACCGAAGCGGTGCTCACGCCGGCGGCACACAACCAAGCGACGACAACACCCGAATTTGTCACACCTAAACCTGCTGTCCGGCGCCCTACTCGCCCAGCACCAGAGCCCAATCTGATTGAGCAAGCATTTAGTGCGGCACAAAGCTGGTTGTTTGGCGGCAATACCGTCGTGCGCCTCGGGATGCTGATTCTATTTTTTGGTGTGAGCTTTTTGCTGAAATTCGCCGCCGATAATCAGCTACTACCTATCGAACTGCGACTGGCTGGTTTGTGCCTTGGCGCCGTGGTGATTTTCAGCGTGGGCTGGCGTCTGCGCGAAACTCGGCGTAGCTACGCCTTAATCATGCAAGGTGGCGCTTTGGGCCTGCTGTATTTCACCATCTACGGCGCCATGAAGATCTATCATCTGCTTCCGACTAGCTGGGCCTTTATCTTACTTGCCCTGCTCGGCGTTGCGGCGGCGGTGTTGTCGATCCGCCAAGATGCCAGCGCCTTGGCCGTTACCGGGATTTTTGGCGGTTTTCTCGCCCCCATACTCACCAGTGATGGCAGCGGCAGCCATGTCATGCTATTCAGTTATTTCGCGGTGCTCAATGCGGGGATTTTTGGCATTGCTTGGTTCAAGGCTTGGCGCTCGCTCAATCTACTGGGTTTCATCTTTACCTATCTGATCGCAACGCTCTGGGGGGTATTTGATTACCGCAGCGAACTCAGGGGTAGCACACAACCATTTGTAGTGCTGTTCTGGTTGTTCTTTGCCGGGATCAGTACCTTGTATGCCATCAAGCGTAGCCATTCATTCCGCTCCATTGTCGATGGCACCCTAGTATTTGGCACCCCGATGGTAACCTTGGCCCTGCAATCGCAACTCATGAAAGGCTTCGAATATGGTATGTGCTACAGCGCACTAATCGGTGCCGCTTTCTATCTGGGGCTGGCTGCTTGCTTGTATGCACGTCGCAACGATAAGCTGAAATTGTTTACCGAAGCACAGCTAGCAATGGGTATTTTGCTGGCTACCTTGGCGATTCCCTTGGCTTTTGATGGTAATGTTACTGCCGCAATGTGGGCGGTGGAAGGCGCTGGGGTGCTCTGGGTTAGCGTGCGACAACAACGCCGACTTGCCTTGAGTTTTGGCCTGTTACTGCAATTTGCCGCCGGTTTGGCGGTGAGTATGGCCAGCCCGTATTACACCGAGCTGCCATTACTTAATGGCGTTTATCTTGCCAGCTTATTGCTGGCGCTCAGCGGTTTATTTTGCGCTTGGCAATTACATGAAAAGCAAAGCGATTGGCCGCTTAAACCACTGCTCAGCCAGTTTGGCTGGTTGTTAGGGGCTTGGGGTTTACTCTGGTGGGCAAAAGCCCACTGGGATGAAATCGACCTGTTTCTCGCCGGCGATGCCAAGCCCAATGCCGAACTTCTGCTGATTGCGCTCACCGCAGGTATTTTCCAGCAGTTAGCGGTGCATCGACTCTGGCGCAATGCCCAAGTGGTGGCCATGGCTTTGGGCCCGGTATTACTGCTGCTGGTCGCGGCTCAATATACGCAATTTACACATTTATTTAGCTTATGGGCTTGGCCTGTGGCTTGGGTAAGCCTATTTGCCTTGTTATTCCAGCAAGATCAATCCGAATCTGCCTGCGAGACTTGGCAACATGTCATCGCCAGCTGGCTAAGCTGGGGTATATTCATCAATGAATTAAGCTACCTAGCAAGCCAGCATATACATAGTCCAGTATCTAGATTGGCGGCCTTTGCTGCGCTCGGCAGCGCCGCAGTCGCGGCGGTGAAATATCTACCCTGGCCAATCAAAGCACACTGGCGGGCATATTGGGTGTACGGCACAGCTCCGATGGCGCTTTTATTATTGGTATGGGGCTTTTACTCAGCGCTCTCGGGCGGCGAATCGGCTTTGCCGGTGTTAAACGCACTGGATCTAGCCCAACTCGTTACCTTAGTTGCCTTGGGCTTCTGGCTAAAACACACACTTGCAGAGCTAAACCTTGCATCACCACCCCGTTGGTTATGGGCTATCGCGGGCTGCGCTATTTTTGTTTGGCTCAATGCCATGTTATTGCGCAGTATTCATCATCAATACGGGGTGCTGTACACCTTTGATGCATTAAGGCAATCAACGTTAGTACAAATGAGCTTGTCGATCTTTTGGACTATCATCGCTTTGGCGCTCATGCTGCTAGCCACTCGCCAAGTAATCCGCAGCGTGTGGTTACTTGGCGCCACATTGCTCGGGGTGGTCGTCATCAAACTATTTATGCTGGATCTGTCGCACATCAGCGGCATTGAGCGGATCGGCTCGTTTATGGGGGTCGGTATTTTGCTGCTGCTGATTGGCTATTTTGCCCCAATCCCGCCCGACGATTCGGCTAGCGAAGAGGCCTAA
- a CDS encoding LOG family protein, giving the protein MINAYNKPIGVIDDEEALDIVGEAVLKLWDAVDDLSRLRPAHTPDYHVTIFGSARIEENTPRYEAVKQLAAQLAAMGCHIVTGGGPGLMQAANEGASQGAPNKPEASVGIRIDLDFEQNVNDFVGRVFEHKTFFSRLHHFILRSNAFIVTSGGIGTLLELSMVWQLLQVRKLYDTPLILVGEMWHELVDWAQHYMVNNEAGLASPVDMQIPIVVDTIEDAIHLIREHHARWKEVDRQLKPTRTSPPVKPIGRTI; this is encoded by the coding sequence ATGATTAACGCTTATAACAAACCAATCGGTGTCATTGACGACGAAGAAGCATTAGATATTGTAGGTGAAGCCGTCCTCAAGCTATGGGACGCAGTGGATGATTTATCCCGTTTGCGCCCGGCGCATACGCCTGATTATCACGTTACTATTTTTGGTTCCGCGCGGATTGAAGAAAATACACCGCGCTATGAAGCGGTAAAGCAATTGGCGGCACAGCTGGCGGCGATGGGTTGCCATATTGTGACTGGTGGTGGCCCTGGCTTGATGCAGGCCGCCAATGAAGGGGCAAGCCAAGGCGCGCCGAATAAGCCAGAGGCTTCAGTAGGGATCCGGATCGATCTCGACTTTGAGCAAAATGTGAATGATTTTGTGGGGCGCGTGTTCGAACACAAAACCTTCTTCTCCCGCTTGCATCATTTTATTTTGCGCTCCAATGCGTTTATTGTGACTTCAGGCGGAATTGGGACTTTGCTTGAGTTGTCGATGGTGTGGCAGCTCTTGCAAGTGCGTAAACTCTACGATACGCCGCTGATCTTGGTCGGTGAAATGTGGCATGAGCTGGTTGATTGGGCGCAGCATTATATGGTCAATAATGAGGCGGGTCTGGCTAGCCCAGTGGATATGCAAATTCCAATTGTGGTGGATACCATCGAAGATGCAATTCATCTGATTCGCGAGCACCATGCGCGCTGGAAAGAAGTCGATCGGCAATTAAAACCCACCCGAACTTCCCCCCCCGTTAAGCCAATTGGCCGCACAATATAA
- a CDS encoding NAD-dependent succinate-semialdehyde dehydrogenase, with translation MQLNNPLLLRQSCLINGQWLSSAQTIAVHNPATGQMIAQVPKMGAMELEAAIAAAHSVQPSWRALSAKTRSQLLRRWYELIMLNQEDLAHIMTAEQGKPLTEARGEIAYAASFIEWFAEEAKRVYGDIMPHPQAGQRILTLKQPIGVCAAITPWNFPAAMITRKVAPALAAGCTMLVKPASQTPLTALALGELAQQAGIPAGVLNIITGSGREMGALLAANETIRKISFTGSTETGRELMAGSAPSIKKLSLELGGNAPFIVFADADLSAAVDGALASKFRNAGQTCVCANRFLIADEIYDEFAQQFAAAISALKVGYGHEDHTQIGPLIDTQAIHKVEAHIADAVARGAKLVCGGQRHALGGTFFTPTLLTEVPRDALINCEETFGPVAALVRFHDEDEAIRLANQTEYGLAAYIYTRDLNRTFRVAEAIEAGMVGINTGLISNEVAPFGGIKQSGLGREGSKYGIDEYLELKYLCVGAA, from the coding sequence ATGCAATTAAATAACCCGCTTTTATTGCGCCAAAGCTGCTTAATCAATGGTCAGTGGCTAAGCAGCGCCCAGACCATTGCCGTCCATAACCCAGCGACTGGGCAAATGATTGCGCAAGTTCCAAAAATGGGTGCAATGGAGCTCGAAGCTGCCATTGCTGCCGCCCATTCGGTACAGCCATCATGGCGCGCACTCAGCGCAAAAACGCGCAGCCAGCTTTTACGACGCTGGTACGAGCTGATTATGCTTAATCAAGAAGATCTGGCCCATATTATGACCGCCGAGCAAGGAAAACCCTTAACCGAAGCGCGCGGTGAGATTGCTTATGCGGCCAGCTTTATCGAGTGGTTTGCTGAAGAAGCAAAGCGCGTTTATGGCGATATCATGCCGCATCCGCAAGCAGGGCAGCGGATTTTGACTCTTAAACAGCCCATTGGTGTCTGCGCCGCCATCACGCCGTGGAATTTCCCGGCCGCCATGATCACCCGCAAAGTGGCCCCTGCCTTGGCTGCGGGCTGCACGATGCTGGTCAAACCGGCATCGCAAACGCCACTCACAGCCCTTGCGCTGGGCGAATTAGCACAGCAAGCCGGCATCCCCGCGGGGGTACTCAATATCATTACAGGCTCTGGGCGGGAAATGGGGGCACTGCTGGCCGCCAATGAGACCATCCGTAAAATTTCATTTACCGGCTCAACTGAAACGGGCCGCGAATTAATGGCTGGATCCGCACCCAGTATCAAAAAGCTCTCGCTGGAATTGGGTGGCAATGCGCCATTTATTGTATTTGCTGATGCCGATCTGTCGGCTGCAGTAGATGGCGCGCTGGCCAGCAAATTTCGCAATGCCGGGCAAACCTGCGTCTGTGCAAACCGTTTCCTGATTGCTGATGAAATCTACGATGAATTTGCTCAACAATTTGCCGCAGCAATCAGTGCACTAAAAGTGGGGTATGGTCATGAAGACCATACACAGATTGGCCCATTGATTGATACCCAAGCCATCCATAAAGTCGAAGCACATATTGCCGATGCCGTGGCGCGGGGAGCTAAACTTGTCTGCGGCGGGCAAAGACACGCTTTGGGTGGCACGTTTTTTACCCCAACACTACTCACAGAAGTACCCCGCGACGCCTTGATCAACTGTGAAGAAACCTTCGGCCCCGTAGCTGCTCTGGTCCGTTTTCACGACGAGGACGAGGCTATCCGGCTGGCGAATCAAACCGAATACGGCCTAGCGGCCTATATTTACACCCGCGATTTAAACCGCACCTTCCGGGTGGCGGAAGCCATTGAGGCTGGTATGGTCGGCATTAACACGGGCTTGATTAGTAATGAAGTTGCGCCGTTTGGCGGCATCAAGCAATCGGGATTGGGGCGTGAAGGGTCAAAATACGGCATTGACGAGTATCTTGAGCTTAAATATTTATGCGTCGGCGCAGCATAA
- a CDS encoding MFS transporter — MSATPALFKNRNFILLWLASVVGNFALAVAMLAETWFVVKTLGAKEQLGLVMIAGSVPRIALMAVGGVLADRMRRSRIILVSLGTRVLMLFGLVGLLALGRLDIWALTAFAFLYGALDAFFWPARDALIPAIVPEQDLTRANSIMLTTNQVGLVFGPVLGGVLLATLSYEMIFSLTGIMLALATGCIGLINEPFTAKIRHAGSTMLTELKEGVQYAIQTPVLRALMLIYAAANLLFMGPLALGIPIIVTDNLNGQPATLSFLQSAFAAGMVVGGVLLTMYPPSKKRLLMITVIIALEGILLALLAHTHWMWVAVGIQALIGLGVAGNNVPMMSLIQQYSDKDKIGRVMSLNSMASMGLTPLSYAMVTGLLSFHISMGWIMPIFGLIMAALMAILTLQMPVIREAN; from the coding sequence ATGAGCGCCACACCCGCCTTATTTAAAAACCGCAATTTCATCTTGCTTTGGCTCGCCTCCGTGGTGGGCAATTTTGCCTTGGCCGTTGCCATGCTGGCCGAAACTTGGTTTGTGGTCAAAACCTTGGGGGCCAAAGAGCAACTGGGCTTGGTGATGATTGCGGGCTCAGTACCGCGCATTGCTTTAATGGCGGTGGGAGGCGTACTGGCAGATCGGATGCGGCGTAGTCGTATCATTTTAGTTTCGCTGGGCACCCGTGTATTAATGCTATTTGGCTTGGTTGGCCTGCTGGCGCTTGGTCGGCTAGATATTTGGGCACTGACCGCGTTTGCCTTTCTGTATGGCGCACTTGATGCCTTTTTCTGGCCAGCACGCGACGCTTTAATTCCCGCCATCGTGCCCGAACAAGACCTGACACGCGCCAACTCGATTATGCTCACCACCAACCAAGTCGGCTTGGTATTTGGCCCTGTGCTTGGCGGTGTACTACTCGCCACGCTGAGCTACGAAATGATTTTCAGCCTGACCGGCATCATGCTGGCACTGGCTACAGGTTGCATCGGTCTAATTAACGAGCCTTTTACAGCCAAAATACGGCACGCGGGTAGCACCATGCTGACCGAGCTGAAAGAAGGAGTGCAATACGCCATTCAAACCCCAGTTTTACGGGCCTTAATGCTCATTTATGCGGCGGCAAATTTGCTCTTTATGGGGCCATTGGCTTTGGGCATCCCCATCATTGTGACCGACAATCTGAATGGACAACCGGCAACCTTATCGTTTCTGCAAAGTGCTTTTGCTGCAGGCATGGTCGTCGGCGGGGTGTTACTGACCATGTATCCGCCTAGCAAAAAACGCTTGCTGATGATCACGGTGATCATCGCACTGGAAGGTATCTTATTAGCCTTACTAGCGCATACCCACTGGATGTGGGTTGCGGTTGGAATTCAAGCCCTCATCGGACTTGGCGTAGCAGGTAATAATGTCCCCATGATGTCGCTAATCCAGCAATATTCGGATAAGGACAAAATTGGTCGAGTAATGAGCCTAAACAGCATGGCCTCAATGGGGCTAACCCCGCTGTCATACGCCATGGTAACGGGCTTGCTTTCATTTCATATTTCAATGGGCTGGATTATGCCAATCTTCGGCTTAATCATGGCTGCGCTGATGGCGATACTCACACTGCAAATGCCGGTTATTCGTGAAGCCAACTAA
- a CDS encoding polysaccharide deacetylase family protein translates to MFKRLNLLAALFLPLFAHAATLQVQTWQGGAKGAHTIAHDDYCSPVTSGIEQNAIPILNQRGLKASLGLIAGSCSDAQWQTLKTRISQGHELFNHTLTHRGMLEPGSLAPISDWDNVKEIVSAQQLVLSKLGYTMHFVAFPSDLATPEAKAFVEAMPETLGVRAAKHLYDGKAAGVNEADDLQAMFVKWDSYWRDGKWSLYKPARGNILIQHAQAAIDDGVWTYATMHGVADASWESVPVDQYTAYADFLAAKVKSGELWVAGPSDILRYQMTRQYCPLQLSGDTIKADTSDARCKRYASPITVDIKLDEQQQGIFTQQGKTLTSQLLDKKTARLSVNPLLGEVKIK, encoded by the coding sequence ATGTTCAAACGTCTTAATCTGCTTGCCGCGCTGTTTCTACCACTCTTCGCCCACGCTGCGACTTTGCAGGTGCAAACCTGGCAAGGTGGCGCCAAGGGTGCGCATACGATTGCGCACGATGATTATTGCAGCCCTGTTACGTCTGGCATCGAGCAAAACGCCATTCCAATCCTGAACCAACGTGGCCTCAAAGCCAGCCTTGGCTTGATTGCAGGCTCATGCTCGGATGCACAGTGGCAAACGCTGAAAACCCGGATCAGCCAAGGCCATGAGCTGTTTAACCATACGCTCACCCATCGCGGCATGCTCGAACCCGGCTCGCTCGCGCCCATTAGTGACTGGGATAATGTCAAAGAAATCGTCAGCGCCCAGCAATTAGTCCTAAGCAAGCTCGGCTACACAATGCATTTTGTCGCCTTCCCTAGCGATTTAGCGACGCCTGAGGCCAAGGCCTTTGTGGAAGCAATGCCTGAGACGCTGGGCGTACGTGCGGCCAAGCATCTTTATGATGGTAAAGCTGCCGGGGTGAACGAAGCCGACGATCTACAAGCGATGTTTGTTAAATGGGATAGCTACTGGCGCGATGGCAAATGGTCACTGTATAAGCCTGCGCGCGGCAACATTTTGATTCAGCATGCGCAAGCGGCGATTGATGATGGCGTGTGGACATACGCAACGATGCACGGCGTCGCCGATGCGTCTTGGGAATCGGTACCAGTCGATCAGTACACCGCCTATGCCGACTTTCTCGCCGCTAAGGTCAAATCGGGAGAGCTGTGGGTAGCGGGCCCCAGTGATATTTTGCGCTACCAGATGACGCGCCAATACTGCCCTTTGCAATTAAGCGGCGACACCATCAAAGCCGATACCAGTGATGCGCGCTGCAAACGCTACGCCAGCCCCATTACCGTTGACATCAAGCTCGACGAACAACAGCAAGGCATTTTTACCCAACAAGGTAAAACCCTCACCAGCCAGCTCTTAGATAAAAAAACTGCCCGCTTGAGCGTCAACCCACTGCTTGGCGAGGTGAAAATAAAATAA
- a CDS encoding carbohydrate-binding protein, whose protein sequence is MQSKQLNQALVIALITSAGFMANTAHALTLPPTPSSTPSYASWNSSTVYNTAQRVSYNGAIYEARWWTQGNNPAESGEWGPWKLISGSQPTPTPSATPMGNQAPSISFSTNTSVSCLTPFVLNATASDSDGSVSKVEFFVDNALVGSKTSAPYELTVANSPTCQAGSQKVMYAIATDNQGLQTRSASITVNIISDVPPTPNPTPISSYPSWDSKVAYTTGQRVAYNGRAFEAKWWTQGQTPNAADQWGPWKDLGLLVTPTPTASPTATPLPTPCVPLCNTTPSPTPSATPSPSPTATPVITASPSPTPSATPNGSGAVSSVQVSTWKNGAKGAYSLVHDDYCSMYYANDPYIKIIDPELTKRGLVASFGMITSNCSDQHWAAAKEFMAHGHEIVSHSRSHPNPYIPDASLETEMNGATADMAAKLDGYKPSYFIWPGDVASTKAIEFLKAQPNFIGGRATHLVDGSGPNNAVDYTTMPAGVNPANFDNPYRIKWDLFTADGKWSLYPMGSEILNLHIDAAINQGGWATRTSHSVDTGYYETIPLDRYTKHLDYAKAKVDAGELWMDTPSNVIKYRYARDFCKLIVPSVTPLSSVSFDTSAAECKKYATPITLQVKAIYQGGGLSAQQNGKALVVKKGANETYFVTADPLAGAVSFAYFMP, encoded by the coding sequence ATGCAATCCAAGCAACTGAACCAAGCACTGGTGATCGCGCTGATCACCAGTGCTGGGTTTATGGCCAACACTGCTCACGCTTTAACCCTGCCCCCAACGCCAAGCAGCACCCCGAGCTATGCCAGCTGGAATAGCAGCACGGTCTACAACACCGCACAGCGGGTTAGCTACAACGGTGCAATCTATGAAGCACGCTGGTGGACGCAAGGCAATAACCCGGCCGAATCGGGTGAATGGGGGCCGTGGAAACTGATCTCTGGCTCACAGCCAACGCCAACCCCATCTGCCACGCCAATGGGCAATCAAGCCCCAAGTATTAGTTTTAGCACCAATACCAGCGTTAGCTGCCTGACTCCATTCGTTCTCAATGCCACGGCCAGTGATAGTGATGGCAGCGTGAGCAAGGTTGAATTCTTTGTCGACAACGCCCTCGTCGGCAGCAAAACGAGCGCACCGTATGAGCTAACCGTGGCCAATAGCCCAACGTGTCAGGCGGGTAGCCAAAAGGTGATGTACGCGATCGCAACAGATAATCAAGGCTTGCAAACACGCTCAGCCAGCATCACCGTGAATATCATTAGCGATGTGCCGCCAACGCCTAATCCAACACCGATTTCAAGCTACCCGAGCTGGGATAGCAAGGTCGCGTACACCACGGGTCAGCGTGTCGCGTACAACGGCCGTGCTTTCGAAGCCAAATGGTGGACGCAAGGCCAAACGCCGAATGCGGCCGATCAGTGGGGGCCATGGAAAGATCTGGGTCTGCTTGTAACCCCAACGCCAACGGCCAGCCCGACCGCCACGCCTTTGCCGACGCCGTGCGTCCCTCTCTGCAATACGACTCCGAGCCCAACACCGTCAGCAACGCCAAGCCCAAGTCCAACTGCCACGCCAGTGATCACAGCTTCACCAAGCCCAACCCCAAGCGCCACCCCTAACGGCTCAGGTGCGGTGAGTTCGGTTCAAGTGAGCACATGGAAAAATGGCGCGAAAGGCGCGTATTCCTTGGTGCACGACGATTACTGCTCGATGTATTACGCCAACGATCCGTATATCAAGATTATTGATCCGGAGTTGACCAAGCGCGGCCTCGTCGCCAGCTTTGGCATGATCACCAGCAATTGCTCGGATCAACACTGGGCGGCAGCGAAAGAGTTTATGGCGCATGGCCATGAAATCGTTAGCCACAGCCGTAGCCACCCGAATCCGTATATTCCAGATGCCAGCCTAGAAACGGAAATGAACGGCGCAACAGCGGATATGGCCGCCAAACTTGATGGTTACAAGCCGAGCTACTTTATCTGGCCGGGTGATGTGGCATCGACAAAAGCGATCGAGTTCCTGAAAGCGCAGCCTAACTTCATTGGCGGGCGTGCAACACACTTGGTCGATGGCTCTGGCCCAAACAATGCCGTTGATTACACGACGATGCCAGCCGGCGTGAACCCAGCCAACTTTGATAATCCGTATCGCATCAAGTGGGACTTGTTCACCGCCGATGGCAAATGGTCGCTGTATCCAATGGGTAGCGAGATCTTGAATCTGCACATTGATGCGGCCATCAACCAAGGCGGCTGGGCAACGCGTACTTCGCACAGCGTGGATACTGGCTATTACGAAACAATTCCGCTTGATCGCTACACCAAACACCTCGACTACGCCAAAGCCAAAGTCGATGCCGGTGAGCTGTGGATGGATACCCCATCGAATGTGATCAAGTATCGCTATGCACGTGACTTCTGCAAATTGATCGTGCCGAGCGTAACGCCACTGTCTTCAGTGAGTTTTGACACCAGCGCGGCGGAATGTAAAAAATACGCGACACCAATCACGCTGCAAGTGAAAGCCATCTACCAAGGTGGTGGTTTGAGCGCGCAACAAAATGGCAAAGCGTTAGTTGTGAAAAAAGGTGCCAACGAGACTTACTTTGTGACCGCCGATCCACTTGCTGGCGCAGTGAGTTTTGCCTACTTTATGCCGTAA
- a CDS encoding YkgJ family cysteine cluster protein, protein MCSDCVGSCCTMPVEVKIVDLIRMGVVDEFDAVEPAKNIAKRLMKARIIEHFNFKNEIYTLARRSNNDCIYLDANTRLCTIYENRPNTCRKHPQVGPRPGYCAYNQKR, encoded by the coding sequence CTGTGCTCCGATTGTGTCGGCAGCTGCTGTACGATGCCCGTAGAAGTCAAAATCGTCGATTTAATCCGCATGGGCGTGGTCGATGAATTTGACGCCGTTGAGCCGGCCAAAAACATCGCGAAACGCCTGATGAAAGCCCGCATTATTGAGCATTTCAATTTCAAAAACGAAATCTACACGCTGGCGCGCCGCAGCAATAATGACTGCATCTATCTCGATGCCAACACGCGCCTTTGTACAATTTACGAAAACCGCCCTAATACCTGCCGCAAACATCCACAAGTGGGGCCACGACCAGGCTACTGTGCCTACAACCAAAAACGCTAG
- a CDS encoding GGDEF domain-containing protein, with the protein MSLTSKSPQDLVQSLAEFTGLIDRDDLAVSMCLTLFEMLPCVSLRFYRTLSGPKQRRLGLLVEFDENGIRQHSAESLNNPDSVQEHEVDPLLHGALVSESALQMDANGSRVILGLHRQTEVYALLDLRLSKGLVPSDFRMLQGMARIYENHIALLDYGETDTLTGLLNRKTLERQFFKIVTALQNLPGVQPLKAGRRQENGMAYYFLVVLDIDHFKRINDRLGHLYGDEVLLIMAQLMRGCFRANDRLFRFGGEEFVIILGPQTRDGALLALERFRKKVERHHFPQIGQVTISGGITDIRPYEVLSITLGRADLALYAAKEGGRNQMVFYDTLPQSDIESGGEELF; encoded by the coding sequence ATGTCGCTTACCTCTAAATCACCGCAGGATCTAGTGCAATCTTTGGCCGAGTTTACCGGGCTGATTGATCGTGACGATCTGGCTGTCAGTATGTGCCTCACCTTATTTGAGATGCTGCCTTGCGTTTCATTGCGGTTTTATCGCACTTTAAGCGGGCCCAAGCAGCGCCGTTTAGGATTATTGGTTGAGTTTGATGAAAACGGGATCCGGCAACATTCGGCCGAAAGTTTGAATAACCCAGATTCAGTTCAGGAGCATGAGGTTGATCCGCTACTGCACGGAGCCTTGGTTTCTGAAAGCGCCTTACAAATGGATGCCAATGGCAGCCGAGTTATTTTAGGGTTGCATCGACAAACTGAGGTGTATGCCTTGTTGGATTTACGCCTGAGTAAAGGGCTGGTGCCATCGGATTTCCGAATGTTGCAAGGCATGGCGCGTATTTATGAAAACCACATCGCCCTGCTCGATTATGGTGAAACCGATACTTTAACGGGGTTACTTAATCGTAAAACCTTGGAGCGGCAGTTTTTCAAGATTGTCACCGCCTTGCAAAACCTTCCCGGTGTGCAGCCACTCAAGGCAGGGCGACGGCAAGAAAATGGGATGGCGTACTATTTTTTGGTGGTGCTGGATATCGACCATTTCAAGCGCATCAATGACCGCTTAGGCCATTTATATGGCGATGAAGTATTGCTGATTATGGCGCAATTGATGCGCGGTTGCTTTCGAGCCAATGATCGTTTGTTTCGCTTCGGTGGTGAGGAGTTTGTGATTATCTTGGGCCCACAAACTCGGGATGGCGCACTGCTGGCACTGGAGCGCTTTCGCAAAAAAGTTGAACGCCATCATTTCCCTCAAATCGGCCAAGTGACCATTAGTGGTGGAATTACCGATATTCGGCCTTATGAAGTGTTGAGTATTACGCTTGGGCGTGCGGATTTGGCGCTCTATGCCGCCAAAGAGGGTGGGCGTAACCAGATGGTGTTTTACGATACCTTGCCGCAAAGCGATATTGAGAGTGGTGGGGAAGAATTATTCTAA